Proteins from a genomic interval of Osmia bicornis bicornis chromosome 11, iOsmBic2.1, whole genome shotgun sequence:
- the LOC114873309 gene encoding uncharacterized protein LOC114873309 encodes MYNCLKLSDSVVICPYDKNHLIAKSRLQRHIVKCEKNYPEHYKVMCPYNATHRLFKNEITEHVVTCPTRNVLESEMHSEPRRHGAISVSLNSEISSTVDCTENWDLERDNHLRILHDDKYSSVDSIEAHEFVDSDSRDNTEKKGLRAPRGFSEAMLREANEESCVEDLESIGSSLGVGRGKNALKSGQLKLVGLGRGKPLDDF; translated from the exons ATGTATAACTGTCTTAAACTGTCTGATTCAGTTGTAATATGCCCTTAcgacaaaaatcatttaattGCAAAATCTCGTCTTCAAAGGCATATTGTTAAATGTGAAAAA AATTATCCTGAACATTATAAAGTTATGTGTCCATATAATGCAACTCATCGCTTGTTCAAAAATGAGATAACCGAACATGTTGTTACGTGTCCTACACGTAATGTATTGGAATCAGAAATGCATTCAG aaCCAAGAAGACACGGTGCCATTAGCGTTTCATTAAACTCAGAAATCTCAAGTACAGTAGATTGCACAGAAAATTGGGATTTAGAAAGAGATAATCATTTGAGAATTTTACACGATGACAAGTATTCTTCAGTTGACAGTATAGAAGCACACGAATTTGTTGATTCAGA TTCGAGGGATAACACTGAGAAAAAAGGTTTAAGGGCTCCTCGTGGTTTTTCTGAAGCTATGTTGAGAGAAGCAAATGAAGAGTCTTGTGTTGAGGATTTGGAATCGATAGGTAGCTCGTTGggagttggaagaggaaaaaatgCTTTGAAAAGTGGTCAGTTAAAATTGGTTGGATTAGGTAGAGGAAAGCCATTGGATGACTTTTAg
- the LOC114873299 gene encoding ubiA prenyltransferase domain-containing protein 1 homolog: protein MMSNGIGISTKEIGGKSMSNSVNCSPTSSTLNSPLMKLSSYFLAVRPWSLSASLMPTLLGSALAYRLTGLANFSWISFILTVYTVFCVHGAGNVVNTYFDYIKGVDSRKSDDRILVDQLLSKDELVSLGALLYTAGCLGFVLLTTISPAKMEHLALVYFGGLSSSFLYTGGIGLKYIALGDVLILVIFGPISVLFAFMAQTGYVELGTIYYAIPLALNTEAILHSNNTRDLESDKKAGIVTLAILIGHTVSHVLYAFLLFTPYVTLVVLALRYSIWFLLPVITLPTAFKIEKQFRSPHMIQSVPKQTAKLNMFLGILYVIACLLVDPLPYL from the coding sequence ATGATGTCCAATGGTATTGGGATTTCTACTAAGGAAATTGGAGGAAAATCAATGTCAAACAGTGTAAATTGTTCGCCAACGTCGTCGACGTTAAATTCTCCATTAATGAAGTTATCTTCATACTTCCTAGCTGTAAGACCATGGTCATTAAGTGCTTCATTAATGCCAACACTTCTTGGATCTGCATTAGCATATCGATTAACAGGCTTAGCAAATTTTAGTTGGATATCTTTCATTCTGACAGTATATACAGTGTTTTGCGTACATGGAGCTGGTAATGTAGTAAACACTTATTTTGATTATATAAAAGGGGTGGACAGCCGAAAAAGTGATGACAGAATACTAGTAGACCAACTTTTATCAAAAGATGAGTTAGTATCGCTAGGTGCATTATTATATACAGCAGGATGTTTAggttttgttttattaactACTATATCTCCTGCAAAAATGGAACATCTTGCACTTGTGTACTTTGGAGGCTTatcctcttcctttctttacACAGGAGGGATAGGGCTGAAATATATTGCATTAGGTGATGTTCTCATTTTGGTTATTTTTGGTCCAATTTCAGTCCTATTTGCATTCATGGCTCAAACTGGTTATGTTGAATTAGGTACAATATATTATGCTATACCTCTTGCATTAAATACAGAGGCTATTCTACACAGTAACAATACACGAGATTTAGAGAGTGACAAGAAAGCAGGAATAGTAACCTTAGCTATCTTAATAGGTCATACTGTGTCCCATGTTTTGTatgcatttttattattcacaCCTTATGTAACTCTTGTAGTGCTTGCATTAAGGTATTCTATCTGGTTTTTATTACCAGTCATTACTTTACCAACTGCCTTCAAAATAGAAAAGCAATTCAGAAGTCCCCATATGATTCAGAGTGTGCCTAAACAAACAGCTAAGCTAAATATGTTTTTGGGCATTTTATATGTTATCGCTTGTTTACTTGTAGATCCTCTGCCTTACCTGTAA
- the LOC114873296 gene encoding putative leucine-rich repeat-containing protein DDB_G0290503, translated as MMKLWTEVILEWLNCLDVLETRISDLKELDDGKFYQKLISLFSWKSAKDTTDTKNIIIKFLQDEYPEFKFNYNDLGNMEHIYIASLFLLRVSQEPVFYQPMCNKLQHETQLKIKAFFEMIIPYGKGINRETLREIIAELEDSVPNTPMTPKTKALKDFFNSPVARSAQIHKLLNERNQELRKLKTELEVERFEKSDLQEDLRIQQNKVQNLQRKLQEKSSEIKVLQDERNRQSTPQSCKKNKNTVDLERYYRREIDHLEDQLMQKQCEVDRLETKNDTLTKKLTSTEKQCIFFKEKFENCEKYLENTQMMGELKDRELINLRMTNEELRVHLRELSKTTMEQSFEIEGIAPLTSLSTSLNSSEVLSSVIEIQLQEAKEESASLKTQLDTLNKKFDSLCQDYESATKLLEKKSQILKDTETKSNITANKLKEEIESLQKQNEFLVDQNKNLQTTCTSQKESLLQAEESKNTLNAEIDSLRRKIKTSEESLDNEKVRNVKLNVELAEIRSQIQENLKCIQDLTDQNNLYKASAKLYNTHLKKIISETDCIEVNNLDTEVTIQLIEHLQTSLHNFNKKYTSKEMEFQSLNNLMEETKLKVHDFQSQICELKKKDEQNIREITKLKETIDENVKEISELISSVEQYSEEIVHLKQVQVQKQNLEKDLCICRKEMKKKVLLLQSSEKCIQTLKTDLQTLITEFNEIKKYVSSQLIDCQKQHKESGNNILNAHKTLYYNYITEQLHRNELEHELTDNKKELKDSKNLNITLENDLTKNKQILKDLELELMNTKDKLTQSAQELEKFEQIKETLEEQQKNLKSENGKLLMNLSKTNSELKLSVQEVCNISDELKSKDEKLGNLITEITSLKSEKEQVLHSKMEEESEMKNSVRRLETKLLDKQRCLDQLNIEMKAKEETLEHVQNKLKKLTTETIVSEKKMKEVISNLQEVRTNQDAVLAAQEKALQEKCLIIEELQKEFSESKNTFCKQLENEKLLCQNLQSTNSQLQIQSYKQMKTIEELQDTLRREKNELSKSKGYCQTQDTKKLQIVQACELLRHTINDLKLVITDKNPKSDNLYADGMCNEPCADNDNDNDDEVESILDTIKTSINEVQVARELILYLSNVNINLNETLKNEKEIVNNYVSKGEEYIKHLSNIIKHKDTLKSSLENVVKLREDLDTSLNELKQKWHELLTKSHDIFVMDDSVCDELKYIQNKKTHLENMLFKQHINHYQNVKPLHTILWKNFVRSEHQLKDIYLDSIENESMLDIFGDEKVIIEAELDKNKLLQKDIHQLHNEVDDFSNFVTSFTINFESNKTKFQSETEKLQLQINQLIEDKCNLQCKLDSSCISNIELENEIEELKFGIENLKITSSKERDDLENELMQLKKENLKLEEIRNELISRPKKEDVDIQLKDIHEKYRIKLDEIKQNMKTAYNAQIAKLNNEQEQCVQERLELLQRKMESQCRKQADELCKYKAHVASMSTQIWNVGEKLLSEQQEKEKLQKELNKLKVKYRNLDEKVVSSTEHRSSKYEGIGENKEETLHEVAMIQEKTTYERRYSIRSIQTMGNAFNAEDEEEVFDNNYLADMKESNSSNVDDRLSILKKRNALCKPHLKSSYPAEMQFHPLPFSEEEIKSGSVTDEMFNDSLSQSLLPEQKVKKRDRTQISYKKPGPPTPSKNGGRLSLQGNELKSPNSRILKERNKDRATTTPRTLKSLFSSKRQDENTVTTTPQRGRRRSSIFRKYRGTNDR; from the exons ATGATGAAATTATGGACTGAAGTTATATTGGAATgg cTGAATTGTTTAGATGTATTAGAAACACGTATTAGTGATCTGAAAGAATTGGATGATGGAAAATTTTATCAGAAATTAATAAGTTTATT ttCATGGAAAAGTGCTAAAGATACTACAGATACAAAaaacattattataaaatttttacaag ATGAATATcctgaatttaaatttaattataatgatTTGGGAAATATGGAACATATATATATtgcatctttatttttattacgtGTATCTCAAGAGCCAGTTTTTTATCAACCAATGTGTAATAAACTTCAGCACGAAACTCAGCTCAAGATTAAAGCATTTTTTGAAATGATTATTCCTTATGGCAAAGGTATAAATAGAGAAACATTAAGAGAAATAATTGCTGAATTAGAGGATAGTGTACCAAATACACCTATGACACCAAAAACAAAAGCTCTTAAAGACTTTTTTAATTCTCCTGTTGCTAGATCTGCTCAGATTCATAAACtgttaaatgaaagaaatcaagaactaagaaaattaaaaactgaaTTAGAAGTAGAAAGATTTGAAAAGTCTGACTTACAAGAAGATTTACGAATTCAGCAGAATAAAGTACAAAATCTACAGCGAAAGTTACAGGAGAAAAGTTCAGAAATAAAAGTTTTACAAGATGAAAGAAATAGGCAAAGTACACCACAAtcttgtaaaaaaaataaaaatacagtgGATCTTGAACGATATTATAGGAGAGAAATAGACCATTTAGAAGATCAATTGATGCAAAAACAATGTGAAGTAGATAGACTCGAAACGAAAAATGATACCTTGACAAAAAAATTAACATCTACGGAAAagcaatgtatattttttaaagaaaaatttgagaATTGTGAGAAATATTTGGAAAACACACAAATGATGGGAGAGCTTAAAGATAGAGAGCTGATAAACTTAAGAATGACTAACGAAGAGTTACGAGTACATCTAAGAGAACTTAGCAAAACAACTATGGAACAAAGTTTTGAGATCGAAGGAATTGCACCACTAACTTCTCTTTCAACGTCCCTGAATAGTAGCGAAGTTTTAAGTTCTGTAATTGAGATTCAATTACAAGAAGCAAAGGAGGAATCTGCTTCATTGAAAACGCAACTTGATACCTTAAATAAGAAATTCGACTCTTTATGTCAGGACTATGAAAGTGCAACAAAACTGTTAGAAAAAAAGTCCCAAATATTGAAAGACACAGAAACGAAATCAAATATTACTGCAAATAagttaaaagaagaaattgaatCCTTGCAAAAACAGAATGAATTTTTAGTTGaccaaaataaaaatctacAAACTACGTGTACTTCCCAAAAGGAATCTTTATTACAAGCCGAAGAATCTAAAAATACCttaaatgctgaaatagataGTTTgagaaggaaaattaaaacttcAGAAGAATCATTGGATAATGAAAAGGTACGTAATGTTAAATTAAATGTTGAACTTGCAGAAATCAGATCACAAATACAAGAAAATTTGAAGTGCATTCAAGATTTAACAgatcaaaataatttgtataaagCTTCTGCTAAATTGTATAATACACATTTAAAGAAGATCATTTCAGAAACTGATTGCATCGAAGTTAATAATTTAGATACTGAAGTAACCATTCAACTGATAGAACATCTTCAAACATCATtgcataattttaataaaaagtatacCTCAAAAGAAATGGAATTTCAATCACTTAATAATTTAATGGAGGAAACTAAATTAAAAGTACACGATTTTCAATCGCAAATATGTgagttgaaaaagaaagatgaaCAAAATATCAGAGAAATAACAAAGCTGAAAGAAACAATTgatgaaaatgtaaaagaGATCAGTGAACTTATTTCTTCTGTAGAGCAATATTCTGAAGAAATTGTACATTTGAAACAAGTCCAAGTTCAGAagcaaaatttagaaaaagatttatgtatatgtagaaaagaaatgaagaaaaaagttTTGTTATTACAATCTTCTGAAAAATGTATACAAACTTTGAAAACAGACCTTCAAACTCTCATAACAGAATTTAATGAGATAAAGAAATATGTATCAAGTCAATTAATTGACTGTCAGAAGCAACATAAAGAAAGTggcaataatattttaaacgcTCATAAAACTctgtattataattatattacagaACAGCTTCATAGAAATGAACTTGAGCATGAACTTACTGATAataagaaagaattaaaagatagcaaaaatttaaatattacattagaaaatgatttaacaaaaaataaacagatattaaaagatttaGAGTTAGAATTAATGAATACTAAAGACAAATTAACACAATCTGCACaagaattagaaaaatttgagCAGATAAAGGAAACACTGGAAGAACAACAAAAGAATCTTAAATCTGAAAATGGAAAacttttaatgaatttaagtAAGACGAACAGTGAACTTAAATTATCTGTACAAGAAGTATGTAATATTTCAGACGAATTAAAATCTAAAGATGAGAAACTTGGGAATTTAATTACAGAAATTACTTCTTTAAAATCAGAAAAAGAACAAGTGCTTCATTCaaaaatggaagaagaatCTGAGATGAAAAATTCAGTAAGAAGATTGGAAACAAAATTACTTGACAAACAACGTTGCTTAGATCAATTGAATATAGAAATGAaagcaaaagaagaaacattGGAGCATGTGCAGAACAAGTTGAAGAAGTTAACAACAGAAACAATTGTTTCCGAGAAGAAGATGAAAGAAGTAATTTCAAACTTACAAGAAGTAAGAACTAATCAAGATGCAGTTTTAGCAGCACAAGAAAAGGCTTTAcaagaaaaatgtttaataataGAAGAACTTCAGAAAGAATTTAGTGAATCAAAAAATACATTTTGCAAACaacttgaaaatgaaaaattattatgcCAAAATTTACAAAGCACAAATTCCCAGCTACAAATACAGTCatataaacaaatgaaaacaATAGAAGAATTGCAAGATACGTTAAGGAGGGAGAAAAATGAGCTTAGTAAAAGTAAAGGATACTGTCAAACACAAGATACAAAGAAATTACAAATTGTTCAAGCTTGTGAACTATTAAGGCATACAATAAATGACTTAAAATTAGTAATAACAGACAAAAATCCGAAGAGCGATAATCTTTATGCTGATGGTATGTGCAATGAACCATGTGcagataatgataatgataatgatgatgaagTTGAGAGTATTTTAGACACTATAAAGACTTCTATTAACGAGGTGCAGGTTGCAcgagaattaattttatatctgtctaatgtaaatataaatttaaatgaaaccttgaaaaatgaaaaagaaattgtaaacAATTATGTTTCTAAAGGTGAAGAATACATAAAGCACTTAAGTAATATCATTAAGCATAAGGATACATTAAAAAGTTCTTTAGAGAATGTAGTAAAATTAAGAGAAGATTTGGATACATCTTTAAATGAATTGAAACAAAAATGGCATGAATTGTTAACAAAATCTCATGATATTTTTGTAATGGATGATTCTGTATGTGATGAACtgaaatatatacaaaataaaaagacaCATCTCGAAAATATGTTATTTAAACAGCACATTAATCATTATCAAAATGTAAAACCATTGCATACTATTTTGTGGAAAAACTTTGTACGGTCTGAACATCAATTAAAGGACATTTATTTGGATtcaatagaaaatgaaagtatGTTGGATATTTTTGGTGATGAGAAAGTTATAATTGAAGCAGAGTTAGATAAAAATAAGCTATTACAAAAAGATATTCATCAACTTCACAATGAAGTAgatgatttttcaaactttgttacttcttttacaattaatttcgaatctaataaaacaaaatttcaatCTGAAACAGAGAAGTTACAGTTACAAATTAATCAACTGATAGAAGATAAATGCAATTTACAATGTAAATTAGATTCCTCATGTATAAGTAATAtagaattagaaaatgaaattgaggAACTTAAGTTTGGGATAGAAAATCTAAAGATAACATCATCAAAAGAAAGAGATGATTTGGAGAACGAATTAATGCAATTAAAGAAAGAGAACTTAAAGCtggaagaaataagaaatgaaTTAATTAGCCGGCCAAAGAAAGAAGACGTCGATATTCAATTGAAAGATATCCATGAGAAGTacagaattaaattagatGAGATCAAACAAAATATG AAAACAGCATACAATGCACAAATAGCAAAGCTAAACAACGAGCAAGAACAGTGTGTACAGGAAAGGTTGGAGTTACtacaaagaaaaatggaatcaCAATGTCGCAAACAAGCAGAtgaattatgtaaatataaagcACATGTTGCTAGTATGAGTACACAAATTTGGAATGTTGGAGAAAAGCTATTAAGTGAACAACAGGAGAaggaaaaattacaaaaggaATTAAACAAACTGAAAGTTAAATATCGAAACTTGGACGAAAAAGTAGTTTCCTCAACAGAGCATAGAAGTTCTAA GTATGAAGGAATAggggaaaataaagaagaaactttGCATGAAGTTGCAATGATACAAGAAAAAACAACATATGAAAGAAGGTACAGTATTAGAAGTATACAAACAATGGGTAATGCATTTAATgcagaagatgaagaagaagttTTTGATAACAATTATTTAG CCGATATGAAAGAGAGCAATTCGTCGAACGTAGATGATCGATTAtctattttgaaaaaaagaaatgctcTTTGCAAGCCACATTTAAAATCTTCTTATCCTGCTGAAATGCAATTTCACCCTCTACCATTttcagaagaagaaatcaaa TCAGGTTCAGTAACAGATGAGATGTTCAATGATAGTTTAAGTCAAAGTTTGCTTCCTGAACAAAAAGTTAAGAAAAGAGATAGAACTCAG ATATCATATAAAAAACCTGGTCCCCCAACCCCTAGTAAAAATGGAGGAAGATTATCGTTacaa ggtAATGAATTAAAGAGCCCGAATTcaagaatattaaaagaaagaaataaagatcGGGCAACAACGACACCACGCACATTAAAAAGTTTGTTCTCTTCGAAACGTCAAGACGAA aACACAGTGACTACTACACCACAAAGAGGTCGCAGAAGAAGTAGTATTTTTCGTAAATATCGCGGTACAAATGAcagataa